A DNA window from Ostrea edulis chromosome 5, xbOstEdul1.1, whole genome shotgun sequence contains the following coding sequences:
- the LOC125650737 gene encoding cholecystokinin receptor type A-like has product MEMTINNTSSVSLDYVIHHRLMENIAAIVYTSVLLVVGVPGNTLVCYVYYRWKDKNPSKVFILSLAMIDLFNCLVTMPTELSMMTNPMNFDFNIICKLSRFFTYLCNTLAALIMIVIAVDRYRKICTPDKRSMNHRQAKTAVGACFVVSIFSTWPALVMYGTFTTVLDTNVFAKNCFVENRFLNSPYVLSYFAFHSIATITIFIVISVLYTFIGLAVYKRWKFRRQFLSSSKDLLVRMSRSNNSRNHLDTPGSMTCLDSVSGMRNSSAIRNEHIRPPKKQNIKLEKTTFMLFVVTLTYIVSFIPFLTLAIHRSIHPGEWEHITHAGEIVYQVFLRSYLLNSCVNPIIYSFCNSLFRRECKKICCNRRTVSHSLS; this is encoded by the coding sequence atggaaatgacCATCAATAACACGTCATCAGTGTCATTGGATTACGTCATACACCACAGATTAATGGAGAACATTGCTGCTATCGTGTACACGTCAGTTTTACTGGTGGTGGGTGTGCCGGGAAACACCTTGGTGTGTTACGTCTACTACAGATGGAAGGATAAAAATCCATCCAAAGTTTTCATTCTGTCTCTAGCCATGATTGATCTCTTTAATTGTCTCGTTACCATGCCAACAGAGCTATCCATGATGACAAACCCCATGAATTTTGACTTCAACATTATCTGTAAACTTTCTCGATTTTTTACTTACTTGTGCAACACTTTAGCGGCCCTGATAATGATTGTTATAGCTGTGGATAGGTACCGGAAAATCTGCACCCCAGACAAGAGGAGTATGAACCACCGGCAGGCAAAAACAGCGGTGGGGGCTTGTTTTGTCGTTTCTATTTTTAGCACCTGGCCTGCCCTAGTTATGTATGGGACGTTTACGACCGTACTGGACACGAATGTCTTTGCTAAGAATTGTTTCGTTGAAAACAGATTTCTTAACTCGCCATATGTGCTTTCATATTTTGCGTTTCACAGCATCGCCACCATCACCATCTTCATTGTGATTTCAGTGCTCTACACGTTCATAGGATTAGCCGTGTACAAGCGTTGGAAGTTCCGGAGACAATTTCTCTCCAGTTCTAAAGACCTTCTTGTTCGcatgtcaaggtcaaacaatTCTCGAAATCACCTTGACACTCCAGGGAGCATGACCTGTTTGGACTCTGTTTCAGGAATGAGAAATAGTTCTGCCATCAGAAATGAACATATTCGCCcgccaaaaaaacaaaacattaaattaGAAAAAACGACCTTCATGTTATTTGTGGTGACCTTGACATACATTGTAAGCTTCATTCCTTTCTTGACCTTGGCTATCCATAGATCGATTCATCCCGGTGAATGGGAACACATTACGCATGCGGGAGAGATAGTATATCAGGTGTTTCTTAGGTCTTACCTTCTTAATTCGTGTGTGAATCCGATCATTTATTCGTTCTGTAACTCACTTTTTAGAAGAGAATGTAAAAAGATATGCTGCAACAGACGTACTGTCTCTCACTCATTATCGTGA